CTGGTAAAGTTAAATGTTATAAAAGAGACATGTTATCAGACCAAACACAGACAGTGACTAAATTAAATGCCTTTCCAATGATTGGCAGGCTGATACCTCCAGCTCATCCCCTTCTACCAGCTTCTCCTCAGACGTCTGCTTCACAAAGTCAGGGATGAGGATCTCCAGTGTGGCTTGAGCTACAGGGAAGACATCAGTGAAACAACAAGCCAAACGGTCTGTTTATGACTTAAACACATCTTATAGTTTCCATACAGCCTTTGCAGCTGCTTCAGAGGATATACATTAAAATAATGACAGGAGATAAGAGTATTGTACCAGCTTTATTCTTGGCAAGTTTTTTACTGCTTGCAGTTCCTGTGCCATATGTCACTCCCTCTATAATGACAGAGGCTCCAAAGGGTTCACTTGGGTTCTCTGGGGATATAGAAAAGACAGGATTCATTTGGTGTTAACTGCATGATGCCAGCTCTCCAGCCAGGGCTTTGGTGATTTGTTTTGTACTAGGAAAAGCATGTCACTTGGACAAGTTAGTGGAAATCAACATCATGAAGGGGGGAAGAAAAGAGGGCCTTACCACATTCAAAAAAGTTGTAAACAGGTCGGACCTTTAGGACACGTTGCATATATTCATGTAGGATGCAAACTTCAGATTTCCCATTTGGGTTAATGACAAACTCtgagaaaaagaaaagaaagagtTGAGATTACCTCAATACTCCTCACTGAAATAGTTATTCGACTATGGATGCATCCACAATGGCACcctaattccctatatagtgtactacttttgaccagagccctataggccctgtGAATAGGGTGACAATTCAGATGTATCCAGTACCTTTCTTGGTCGGGGTATCTGATACAGACAGAGTGATGAGTTTCTGGTTGGCAGGCAGCATGGGTCTCTCTGACTCAGCCTGTTTCCTCTTGATGTCCCTGTTGAACTGCCTGCGCTCTGCCCAAGTACGGAACTTCTTCACAGTCACTTGTTCAAAGTCAAAGCACTTCTCCAGGTAGCTGCGGAACTCCTCAATTTCTGGCAGGTTTTCAATAAGGGAGGGGTATTGGTTAAATTGTTGCTTTAATTAACGTGTATAGCCATTCTTCTTATGAAATGTTCTATCAAAGTCTAGAAAACCTCAATGCCCACGTCCACCAACACACTTTTATCCTCTACGTTTACAAGAAATCAAACATACCATCAGCCATGGCATTCAAAACTACTACCTGCTGGCAAGTCAATTGCTCATCATGGAGTGTGTTGACCCTTACCTATCGATTCATCTTTGCACACCTCCACCTTGGCCCTGACCTGTCCCAGAGCCCCCTGGGCCATCTCAAAGGAGTGGGGCATCTTGCCATGCAGGACAGGGCACCCCTTTATGGTCACATCTGTGACCAGGCCTGTCTCTATCTCcgcctccacctctccctcccccaggccCACAGCGGTAGCGTCCTCCTGGGCCGTGGAGTCAGGCTCGTCTGGTCTCTCCACGGAGTCTGCCTCCTTCCCAGGCTTCACCGGACACACTTCAGCGTTGGGTGTCACCTCTCCGTTCTGTTCCCTTTCCTCGTGATCCTTCATCTTCCTATAGTGCAGGCAGGGAATGCTACTGGTGGGAGGGTCGTGTTTCTGTACACAGGGGCAAGAGAGGTTTGGTCATGGTTAGAAGCCGGTTGTTACCGTTGTTTGAGAATAGAGAAATTATTGATATCCGTCCTTATTCCTTTAGCTTGAACATTCCTACCAAAACACAAATATTACACCAGTATAGAGTGTATAACAATGGGGTTCCTGACATGTTACTAACCCTctaaaaaaaagatttaaaatgTACAGCAGTAACAGGTTTCTATCTGTCTTATGTATTCCACGTCTTACCCTGATGCTCCCGGTCCCCAGAAAGTAAGGTCTGGACCAGGTCACCACTCTGGTCTCTCTGTGCAGGTAGACTGGAATGCCAGAGTTATGGAATGTCATGATCCATCCGTCTGGTAGTGGCTCAGTGGGTGGACGCCCACGACCTGggaaacacaaacacatcacTACACACAAACATCTGCAACCAAACACACGAGACGCTACACATGAAACACATCtgcaacacatacatacacaatctGCCACTAGACAAAGAAACgactacacaccacacaccatcAATGTTCTCACACCAATGTGTGCCACTCGCTGTAAGATATGATATGAACGCACAACATCAATATGTGCCAGACTCAGATACACCTTTACCAAAGGCAGATCAGTGCCAGACATCCACCACTCACTCTTCAGGACTGTCTTAATTTTGGTCATCATGGGctgaacacctccctccacaTCCCCGTCGGATGCGTGGTCACTGTCCCCTGCATACTCAGCAGCCCCCTCTGCAAGGCGCATCTTTTTGGGCACAGGCATGCCCTCCTCCAGCAGAGCGTCTACATCATTATCAAAGTCCTCCTGGAAAAGACAGTCGTTGAGGGTGGGGAGAAGGGGTGGGGTGGGATGGGGGGAAGCCCTAACCGGTCATGACTCCTGTTTTCCATTTAGCTAGGGCTATGCCATCTTGTCAGCACCTTATGGTTAAAAGAGTACTGTTGAAGACACTTAGCATACCAACTATGTCAATCTCCAGTAGGAAAGATATGGAACTTCTGCTGCTTCCATCAAGAATCAAAAGGATGCACAAGCTGACATTTTGCTGGTGACATTGGAATAAAAATGtcagcatgaatgacaataaaccATTATAAACTTTTCACACTACAGAGACAAACCGTACTGGGCTGGCATTGTAACGCATCCTCCAGTTGCTGGAACTGTGCTAGAAAGGATGATGTGAAAGGAAAATATTCAAGCCAGCACAGTACGGTTTGGGTTAGCCCTTTAGTGTGAAACGGGCACAAAAGATCAGTAAGTGGACGATGACGAGGCTCTGCAGAGGCAAAGACAGGGCCCCTTTGGTTACGTACCTCATAGGAGTTATTTAGGTTCACTTCGTCAGCGTGCTCCtgttgaactttgacctctgacctgaaCCCCCCCTGCTGCACATCCTCCATGTCCAGGAAGTCCTGACTGAAGTCCTCCAGCTCATCTAGGACCGCAAACTCCACTTTGTTCTCCGGGTCTGCCTccgcctcctcccctctcctccctgcacTGACACCGACCACCCCATTCCCCAGCCCTGACCTACTATCCACTG
The DNA window shown above is from Coregonus clupeaformis isolate EN_2021a chromosome 18, ASM2061545v1, whole genome shotgun sequence and carries:
- the LOC121530639 gene encoding microprocessor complex subunit DGCR8 isoform X2; the protein is MEIDEILPPLPLEPPDDFNSEGLNGKAQPPPPPLQTSSDAEEMDVSSGGDGHTHTPAGGLGLHTKGSITFINNLSDEAEPSTPCPTTARHAPPVTKFLPDLKLLRDIKISVSVVDTSRSKDRKVLYTGIGQEGGGGGETSSEGLNGEFHDADTEPGAVDSRSGLGNGVVGVSAGRRGEEAEADPENKVEFAVLDELEDFSQDFLDMEDVQQGGFRSEVKVQQEHADEVNLNNSYEEDFDNDVDALLEEGMPVPKKMRLAEGAAEYAGDSDHASDGDVEGGVQPMMTKIKTVLKSRGRPPTEPLPDGWIMTFHNSGIPVYLHRETRVVTWSRPYFLGTGSIRKHDPPTSSIPCLHYRKMKDHEEREQNGEVTPNAEVCPVKPGKEADSVERPDEPDSTAQEDATAVGLGEGEVEAEIETGLVTDVTIKGCPVLHGKMPHSFEMAQGALGQVRAKVEVCKDESIEIEEFRSYLEKCFDFEQVTVKKFRTWAERRQFNRDIKRKQAESERPMLPANQKLITLSVSDTPTKKEFVINPNGKSEVCILHEYMQRVLKVRPVYNFFECENPSEPFGASVIIEGVTYGTGTASSKKLAKNKAAQATLEILIPDFVKQTSEEKLVEGDELEYFNHISIEDSRVYELTNKAGLLSPYQILHECLKRNHGMGDTSIKFEVIPGKNQKSEYVMTCGKHTVRGWCKNKRVGKQLASQKILQMLHPHVKNWGSLLRMYGRESNKMVKKENSDKSVIELQQYAKKNRPNLHILNKLQEEMRKLAKEREETRKKPKMTIMESAQPGSQPLCTVDV
- the LOC121530639 gene encoding microprocessor complex subunit DGCR8 isoform X1 encodes the protein MEIDEILPPLPLEPPDDFNSEGLNGKAQPPPPPLQTSSDAEEMDVSSGGDGHTHTPAGGLGLHTKGSITFINNLSDEAEPSTPCPTTARHAPPVTKFLPDLKLLRDIKISVSVVDTSRSKDRKVLYTGIGQEGGGGGETSSEGLNGEFHDADTEPGAVDSRSGLGNGVVGVSAGRRGEEAEADPENKVEFAVLDELEDFSQDFLDMEDVQQGGFRSEVKVQQEHADEVNLNNSYEEDFDNDVDALLEEGMPVPKKMRLAEGAAEYAGDSDHASDGDVEGGVQPMMTKIKTVLKSRGRPPTEPLPDGWIMTFHNSGIPVYLHRETRVVTWSRPYFLGTGSIRKHDPPTSSIPCLHYRKMKDHEEREQNGEVTPNAEVCPVKPGKEADSVERPDEPDSTAQEDATAVGLGEGEVEAEIETGLVTDVTIKGCPVLHGKMPHSFEMAQGALGQVRAKVEVCKDESIEIEEFRSYLEKCFDFEQVTVKKFRTWAERRQFNRDIKRKQAESERPMLPANQKLITLSVSDTPTKKEFVINPNGKSEVCILHEYMQRVLKVRPVYNFFECENPSEPFGASVIIEGVTYGTGTASSKKLAKNKAAQATLEILIPDFVKQTSEEKLVEGDELEVSACQSLYFNHISIEDSRVYELTNKAGLLSPYQILHECLKRNHGMGDTSIKFEVIPGKNQKSEYVMTCGKHTVRGWCKNKRVGKQLASQKILQMLHPHVKNWGSLLRMYGRESNKMVKKENSDKSVIELQQYAKKNRPNLHILNKLQEEMRKLAKEREETRKKPKMTIMESAQPGSQPLCTVDV